From a single Maniola hyperantus chromosome 3, iAphHyp1.2, whole genome shotgun sequence genomic region:
- the LOC117996219 gene encoding uncharacterized protein, with protein sequence MVVIWVCICVSILTVSSAAPIAEDGEQESRFTNTDSGQIDYLRGKRLNNNVYTITPCAAAAAAANNMPVARSPEMEYANFVPPEARYYVPSAYYDYANSGYAGNMYRVEDPREILRYSDTNFMEQNMPTARFTYRTAPSTYVPLNTPNMGIINGQYNVHTGSSAPAYGIFPSGSLGDCSMPILFSCTPSVVRGQMVKPETQVYGSPPSFSTGSVPHPNVYSSGSDGHYAQRIHVNQEQAMYENSAPVKATAAHSNEKAT encoded by the coding sequence ATGGTTGTAATTTGGGTGTGTATTTGTGTTTCGATACTAACTGTATCTTCTGCGGCCCCTATTGCCGAAGATGGGGAACAGGAGTCCAGGTTTACGAACACGGACAGCGGCCAGATAGACTATCTGCGTGGCAAGAGATTAAACAATAATGTGTACACCATAACGCCATGTGCtgcagccgccgccgccgccaacAATATGCCAGTTGCGAGGTCACCAGAAATGGAATATGCAAACTTTGTACCTCCAGAGGCAAGGTACTATGTTCCCAGTGCATATTATGATTACGCTAATTCAGGCTACGCCGGGAATATGTACAGAGTAGAAGACCCAAGGGAGATATTGAGATACTCAGACACCAATTTTATGGAACAAAATATGCCGACAGCAAGATTTACTTACAGGACGGCCCCATCTACATACGTGCCTCTTAATACACCAAATATGGGAATCATAAATGGTCAATACAATGTGCATACTGGATCATCGGCGCCAGCGTATGGAATATTCCCTAGTGGTAGTCTTGGGGACTGTAGCATGCCAATTCTTTTTAGTTGTACGCCTTCAGTTGTCAGAGGGCAGATGGTAAAGCCTGAAACGCAAGTATATGGCAGTCCACCATCTTTCTCCACAGGCTCTGTCCCACATCCTAATGTCTATTCTAGTGGCTCGGATGGGCATTATGCTCAACGAATCCATGTCAATCAAGAACAAGCTATGTATGAAAACTCAGCCCCAGTTAAAGCTACTGCTGCACATTCAAATGAAAAAGCCACGTAA
- the LOC117996246 gene encoding uncharacterized protein — MYVKVEVVVILSLALVCVRSHVIWEAPNELHPVHGLYVKPSMDGTTGDLYVAATEENGRKSEWLTDQPVNFHTLAATVLKPKTVPLSATETSLQEDKITTQKRAVITSPTMKYAYAHAIDNTAYALPISGVEGNVGSYPYAIPASVPSEASIPPCSPNIPAQMGQLYPFQYVYPQMMSAIASAMSAYKGKEDSEEKTPIATPTPYWPQAYGYPYQYVFIDPNTWAQSQTSASPLEAQSSNSSETA, encoded by the coding sequence ATGTATGTGAAAGTTGAAGTCGTAGTAATTCTCTCCTTAGCACTTGTGTGCGTTCGCAGTCATGTTATTTGGGAAGCTCCCAATGAATTACATCCAGTTCATGGGCTATACGTCAAACCTTCGATGGACGGCACCACGGGAGATCTTTACGTAGCAGCCACTGAAGAAAACGGAAGGAAATCGGAATGGTTGACTGATCAGCCGGTGAACTTCCACACTCTAGCAGCGACCGTGCTCAAGCCGAAAACAGTTCCCTTATCAGCAACAGAAACATCACTACAAGAAGATAAAATCACAACTCAGAAAAGAGCTGTAATTACTAGCCCTACAATGAAATATGCTTATGCTCACGCAATAGATAACACAGCTTACGCTCTACCGATATCAGGAGTGGAAGGAAATGTTGGTTCATACCCATATGCAATCCCTGCAAGCGTACCCTCTGAGGCATCCATTCCACCTTGTTCTCCCAATATACCTGCTCAAATGGGTCAACTCTATCCGTTTCAATACGTTTACCCTCAAATGATGTCTGCTATCGCTAGCGCAATGAGTGCTTATAAAGGAAAAGAAGACAGTGAGGAGAAAACTCCGATTGCTACACCCACGCCATATTGGCCCCAAGCTTATGGATATCCATATCAGTATGTTTTCATAGACCCGAACACGTGGGCGCAGAGCCAAACCAGTGCCTCGCCTTTAGAAGCACAAAGTTCTAACAGTAGCGAGACTGCGTAA
- the LOC117996217 gene encoding uncharacterized protein codes for MKTIILLCALATIATAVPTNHHETLQEQELALEHLPATIQRERKSPLHDHHAEGWSTEAGTEDIHTQSTSKSGPKITPMEGRSLGFKKPIIVKKKIGYHLYRDSDEEMAHADPHENCREQVKVKLCDDEPGSPKSKGDCFVSERLNEDITEKEIENSIKTAKEAVENLQRGFHKMEHNSAKLAKTEDKEVEDDMAVHQHIEAARKALEHVHRSFGHLDALNLQETSPKTEDFQSKSSDEERLAQWKEAIDNIQKNFEIARNIEDAFKTDSEQTNLQSTQMDESSKTRESEHMESNLDSQHKSVPASLNKEELLLDKSDALIKERENSNLDMFTAPTEQKELKVKLHSDSLRSEKIAEEPLGDHETKTVNIEKTDEHVPAMKNSEITLMSDGSLKTEGVKSENPQELVDNIHNHRSKATSNTNLEKENVETLESHTHDTKLKTEKNAFVEIEDVPPLTKDKSVDDMQNLVKSAHFDQTTKHNEHDMPMEASHVSTQQSQVEMKHSVDNELEKSTHKGDSIVAKMSLTDEHPIDQSPKLKSVTEVNEHHKDVEMKSTNNNQEVHERMSDGEPTPIQANTKHTEPTPIRETGFHNGQQNFNDNLMRLYEDENTQEHKSNEMHKLNEYPITDMRMTEDQKLHDFLMRWANENHQRVQESPTSLSEDLTVPTKMGEINNGQHFHDLHPSMRVSQNHNSEHHLSENLEQDPVSTHWAHEKQQTPLQVAKTVTEFHETMKSDQRQNVQDQASNDHNSFDLSQLLMRLAQEKQQNDHLKTTPEFHNGHLHEMPQNRFANHLANVHDLSQVGPRMHEHLHIMKHAMASDMDSSMQPSMHMSMRDSIGKPTMEHNDIHWNHHHHAMARYGSGLPVTSGSTGAVGLFPNANSGGCGIPLMLSCSPNVVSGTLAKAQPHPGTLTPAYRSGDDLMYYMKRDAKDTDELPTLRIQKTSLPFVHKPELIFDKTQ; via the coding sequence ATGAAGACAATTATACTTCTTTGCGCTTTGGCGACTATAGCTACGGCTGTACCGACGAACCATCACGAAACTCTTCAAGAACAAGAGCTTGCACTTGAGCATCTTCCTGCCACTATACAACGAGAAAGAAAATCACCGCTTCATGATCACCATGCTGAAGGATGGTCAACCGAAGCTGGAACCGAAGATATACATACCCAGTCTACCTCTAAATCAGGACCCAAGATAACTCCAATGGAAGGGAGAAGCCTTGGCTTTAAAAAACCAATAATTGTCAAAAAGAAAATCGGTTATCACCTCTATCGCGATTCCGATGAAGAAATGGCACATGCTGATCCCCATGAAAACTGCAGGGAGCAAGTTAAGGTGAAATTATGTGACGACGAACCTGGTTCACCAAAAAGTAAAGGAGATTGCTTTGTATCGGAACGTTTAAATGAAGACATAACAGAGAAAGAAATAGAAAACAGTATCAAAACAGCAAAGGAAGCAGTCGAAAACCTGCAACGTGGTTTTCATAAAATGGAACATAATTCAGCAAAACTGGCAAAGACAGAGGACAAAGAGGTGGAAGACGATATGGCAGTACATCAACACATCGAAGCGGCGAGAAAGGCGTTAGAACATGTTCATCGAAGTTTTGGACATCTTGATGCATTGAATTTACAAGAAACTTCTCCTAAAACTGAAGATTTTCAATCAAAGTCATCTGACGAAGAAAGACTAGCGCAATGGAAAGAAGCGATCGATAATATTCAGAAAAATTTTGAAATTGCCAGAAATATAGAAGATGCCTTCAAAACTGACTCTgagcaaacaaacttacaatctACACAAATGGACGAATCATCAAAAACAAGAGAAAGTGAACATATGGAATCTAATCTTGACTCACAACATAAATCCGTTCCTGCCAGTTTAAACAAAGAGGAATTACTATTAGATAAATCAGATGCATTAATCAAGGAAAGAGAAAATTCTAATCTTGATATGTTTACGGCTCCAACAGAGCAAAAGGAATTGAAAGTTAAACTTCATAGTGATAGTTTAAGGAGTGAAAAAATTGCTGAAGAACCTTTGGGTGATCATGAAACTAAGACAGTAAATATAGAAAAAACAGATGAACACGTGCCAGCAATGAAAAATTCGGAAATTACGCTAATGTCTGATGGATCTTTAAAAACAGAAGGTGtcaaatctgaaaatccccaaGAACTTGTTGACAATATTCATAACCATCGATCAAAGGCTACAAGTAATACTAACTTAGAAAAGGAAAATGTAGAAACTTTAGAAAGTCATACACATGACACAAAGTTGAAAACGGAGAAAAATGCTTTCGTGGAGATTGAAGATGTGCCTCCGTTAACGAAAGATAAATCTGTTGATGACATGCAAAACTTAGTGAAATCGGCTCATTTTGACCAAACAACAAAACACAATGAACATGATATGCCAATGGAAGCCAGTCATGTTAGTACACAGCAAAGTCAAGTGGAGATGAAACATAGTGTCGACAATGAGTTGGAAAAATCTACTCATAAAGGAGACTCAATTGTGGCCAAAATGTCACTTACTGATGAACACCCAATAGATCAGTCACCGAAACTGAAATCAGTAACTGAAGTTAATGAACATCACAAAGATGTAGAAATGAAATCTACAAACAATAATCAAGAAGTTCATGAGCGCATGAGTGATGGAGAACCGACACCTATACAAGCTAATACAAAACACACTGAACCTACACCGATTAGAGAAACAGGATTTCATAATGGGCAGCAAAATTTTAATGACAATCTTATGAGACTCTACGAAGATGAAAATACACAGGAACACAAATCGAATGAAATGCACAAACTAAATGAATATCCAATCACTGATATGAGGATGACTGAAGATCAAAAACTTCATGACTTTTTAATGCGTTGGGCAAATGAAAATCATCAAAGAGTTCAGGAATCACCAACATCGCTATCAGAAGACCTCACAGTGCCTACTAAAATGGGCGAGATTAATAATGGGCAACATTTTCATGATTTGCACCCGAGCATGCGTGTAAGTCAAAATCacaactcagaacatcacttgAGTGAGAATCTTGAACAAGATCCTGTATCAACCCATTGGGCTCACGAGAAGCAGCAAACCCCATTACAAGTAGCTAAAACTGTCACAGAATTTCACGAAACCATGAAATCGGATCAACGCCAGAATGTGCAAGACCAAGCATCTAATGATCATAACTCATTTGATCTTAGCCAGCTCTTAATGCGATTGGCCCAAGAGAAGCAACAAAATGACCATCTCAAAACTACACCCGAATTTCATAATGGACATTTACATGAAATGCCACAAAATAGATTCGCTAATCATTTAGCTAATGTTCATGATTTGTCTCAAGTTGGGCCAAGAATGCATGAGCATCTACATATTATGAAACATGCGATGGCATCGGATATGGATAGTTCAATGCAGCCAAGCATGCACATGAGTATGAGAGACTCTATTGGGAAACCTACTATGGAACATAACGATATTCACTGGAATCACCACCATCATGCCATGGCTAGGTATGGTTCAGGCTTACCTGTAACTAGTGGTAGTACCGGAGCAGTTGGTTTATTCCCTAATGCAAACTCAGGAGGCTGTGGCATTCCGTTGATGTTGAGCTGTTCTCCTAACGTTGTTTCTGGAACTTTGGCCAAAGCGCAGCCTCATCCTGGCACACTGACACCAGCTTATAGATCCGGCGATGACCTCATGTATTATATGAAGCGAGATGCTAAGGACACTGACGAATTACCAACGCTCAGGATCCAGAAGACGTCTTTACCTTTTGTTCACAAACCTGAATTGATTTTCGATAAAACACAATAa